The following coding sequences lie in one Loxodonta africana isolate mLoxAfr1 chromosome X, mLoxAfr1.hap2, whole genome shotgun sequence genomic window:
- the LOC100674850 gene encoding melanoma-associated antigen B2-like, translated as MPRGHKSKLRAREKRHQAHGDTHSVQGAQATAAEEEGCPSSSSSPFGGPPQSSPAACTPQGSQGAPSTTTAAGASGRRAPRGANGQGEGGPSSSSARAPSERSHSDPLTRRVTMLLQFLLSKYEMQECITKGKMIKIINKRYKEHFPEILRGASERIEVFFGLDVKEIDSKGQSYTLVSKLEITEEENLSGGKGFPKTGLLMPLLAMISMNGNRATEEEMWEFLNVFGMYDGKTHFIFGEPRKLITKDLVQAKYLEYRQVPNSDPPRYEFLWGPRAQAEGSKTKVLEFLAKVKDINSGAFQALYKETCRDEEERATGREWAGACPHARARASVRASPAGSPIPGDV; from the coding sequence ATGCCTCGTGGTCATAAGAGTAAGCTTCGTGCCCGTGAGAAACGTCACCAGGCCCATGGTGACACCCACAGTGTCCAGGGTGCTCAGGCCACTGCAGCAGAGGAGGAAGGGtgcccctcctcttcctcttctccttttgGGGGGCCTCCCCAGAGCTCCCCTGCTGCTTGCACTCCCCAGGGGTCTCAGGGAGCCCCATCCACCACCACTGCTGCAGGTGCTTCGGGCAGAAGAGCTCCTAGAGGGGCCAATGGCCAAGGTGAGGGAGGTCCAAGTTCCTCTTCTGCCCGAGCCCCCAGTGAAAGGTCACATAGTGACCCTCTAACCAGGAGGGTGACCATGTTGTTGCAGTTCCTGCTGTCCAAGTATGAAATGCAAGAGTGCATTACCAAGGGAAAAATGATCAAGATCATCAACAAAAGGTACAAGGAGCACTTCCCTGAGATCCTGAGGGGAGCCTCTGAGCGCATAGAGGTGTTCTTTGGCCTTGACGTGAAGGAAATCGATTCCAAAGGTCAATCCTATACCCTTGTCAGCAAATTGGAGATCACCGAGGAAGAGAATCTGAGTGGTGGCAAGGGGTTTCCCAAGACCGGGCTTCTGATGCCTCTCCTGGCCATGATCTCCATGAATGGCAACCGGGCCACCGAGGAGGAGATGTGGGAATTCTTGAATGTGTTTGGGATGTACGATGGGAAGACGCACTTCATCTTTGGGGAGCCCCGGAAGCTCATCACCAAAGATTTGGTGCAGGCAAAGTACCTGGAATACCGGCAGGTGCCCAACAGTGATCCTCCACGCTACGAATTCCTGTGGGGTCCCAGAGCCCAAGCTGAAGGCAGCAAGACAAAAGTCCTGGAGTTTTTGGCCAAGGTCAAGGATATCAACTCCGGTGCCTTCCAAGCCTTGTATAAAGAAACTTGTAGAGATGAGGAAGAGAGAGCCACAGGCAGAGAATGGGCCGGGGCTTGTCCTCATGCCAGGGCCAGGGCTAGTGTCAGGGCGAGTCCAGCTGGTTCTCCCATCCCTGGTGACGTCTGA